The Haloterrigena turkmenica DSM 5511 genome includes the window GTCTCGGCGAGGAACTCGACGTTTCGGTGACGACAGTTTCGAATCACCTCTCCGACCTCGAAGAGCAGGGTGTGATCGAAGGCTACACGCCGCAGGTGGATTACGACGCGCTCGGATACGATGTCACAGCGATCATTCAGCTCCAGGTCGAAGGGAACGCGCTCCCCGACGTCACCGACACGCTCCGGGATCACCCCCAGATTCCCTCGGTCTACGAGGTCACCGGCGACAA containing:
- the lrp gene encoding HTH-type transcriptional regulator Lrp; this encodes MTYENLDAKLVNELLGNGRASLRSLGEELDVSVTTVSNHLSDLEEQGVIEGYTPQVDYDALGYDVTAIIQLQVEGNALPDVTDTLRDHPQIPSVYEVTGDNDVVAVGKFTDTDDMNDEIKELLSDPDIKASNTSVVLNAVGENEQFELEVDER